Part of the Candidatus Omnitrophota bacterium genome is shown below.
CCTCAGGATGGGGCGATCTTAGTGCGTATTGATGAGCGTCCGATCGATATCCGTGTTTCGATCGTCCCGACTATTTACGGAGAGAAGGCGGTTTTAAGGATTCTTGACCGCGGCGGGGTTAAGTTGAATTTGGATTACATGGGTTTTGATCCTAAGCAGCTTGAGCATGTGCGCAAGGCAATCTTTTCTCCTTATGGGCTGGTTTTTATTACCGGGCCGACAGGAAGCGGAAAATCCACTTCACTCTATGCTATCTTAAATGAGATCAAGAGCCCCGCTAAAAATATTGTTACGGTTGAAGATCCCGTAGAATATAAGATGGATGAGATTAATCAGGTGCAGATCAAGCCGGAAATCGGGCTTACCTTTGCCGCGGCTTTGCGCAGTTTTTTGCGCCAGGATCCGGATATTATGCTGGTAGGAGAAGTTAGGGATTTGGAAACCGCGCAGATCTGTATTCGTTCCGCTCTTACCGGGCATTTAGTTTTAAGTACATTGCATACTAATGATGCTCCTTCGGCAGTAACCCGGCTTATGGATATCGGTATTGAGCCGTATATGCTTGCCCCTTCCCTGCTTATTGTTATTGCCCAGAGGCTCATTCGTAAGTTATGTCCGGATTGCAAGGAGGCATATGAGCCTGCCAGTGCCCAGCTTAAAGGAGCCTCCATCAAAGCCGAGCTTATCTATCGGCCTAAAGGATGCGCTAAATGTAACAATACCGGATATAAAGGCAGAACCTGCATTGTTGAGGTTATGCCCATTACGTTGGAGATCCAGGATTTAATTAACCAGAGGGCATCTTTCCAGAAGATACGCGAAGTTGCCCGGGCCGCAGGCATGCAAACACTTTATGAATCCGGGATCAAGAAAGTAGAAAGCGGAATTACCTCTTTGGAAGAGGTTCTTTCGACTACTTTGGGAGTAGAATAATGCCTAAGTTTTATTATGTTGCCAGGACTCGTTCCGGGGCCAAAGAAACCGGTACAGAGGATGCTTTAAATCAAGAAGAAGCGGTAACCAAAATCCAATCCAAAGGATTGATCATTGTTAATATTATTCCCGAAAACGTTGAGGCATCCGGCGCTCCATATGTTAAGAATTTGGTAAAAGTCAAGTTTAAACCTAAGCACGGCAGAGTAACCGGTGAGGATCTCATGCTTTTTTGCCGGCAGTTGTCGACCTTGATTGGGGCAGGCGTTACGATACTGATGAGCTTAAATATTATTGCCAAGCAGGTGTCTAGCAAAAAGCTTTATGAGGTGATTACGGATTTAACTAAGAATATGGAAGCAGGTTTAAGTTTTCATGAAGCCATGGCCGTGCATCCAAAAATATTTTCCGATCTCTGGATCAACCTTGTAGAAAGCGGGGAGGCCAGCGGAAACTTGGCAATTGTCTTAAGCCGGCTTGCGGCATATCTGGAAAAAGCCATGGAATTTAAAAGAAAGGTCATTTCAGCGTTAATTTACCCGGCGATCTTGACTGCCGCCGGAATTGGCGCGCTTTTATTTTTATCCATTAAAATAATCCCTACTTTTGCCGAAATTTTTAAAAATTTTAACATTACTCTGCCTTTTCTCACCCAGGTATTAGTAGGAGTAAGCGTTTTTCTTAGAAAATTTATGTTTTTACTGATTCTATCAATCGCGGGAATTGTTTTTGCTTTTAAAAAATATATAGAGACTAAGCCCGGTAGAAAGAGCTTTGAAAATTTTAAATTTAAATTACCGGTTTTTGGTGAATTTTTTTTAGCTTTGAATATCGAAAGATTCTCTTCGGAAATGTCCACGCTCCTGGAATCGGGCGTCCCGATTCTTTATTCTCTGGAGATATCGGAACGCAGCGTAGACAACCTGATAATGGCGGATATAATCCGTAAGATTAAAGAGGATGTGCGGGAGGGTAAACCGCTTCGGGAGTCACTTGAGCGCAGTAATTTTTTTGAACCGATGGTCATCCAGATGGTGAGCATCGGGGAAGAAATCGGCGAGCTTCCGCAAATGTTCAGAAGGATCAATTCTTTTTATCAGGAATATTGCGATACATTCCTGGCGCGTTTTGTGGCTATGTTTGAGCCTTTTGTTTTGGTTTTTATCGGTTCCATTATTGGGGTTATGGTTATTGGGATGTTTTTGCCTATATTTGAGCTTTCAAAAATAAGCGGATAAATATTGACAATTCTTTAGTGTAGGTTTAAAATACTAACAGAAAAGAAAAAAAGGGGGTAAAATGAGAAGAGGTTTTACGCTTGTGGAATTAATTGTCGTTATCATCATTGTAGGAATCTTAGCGGCTGTAGGTATGACTCAGTATACTAAAGTAGTGGAAAAAGGGCGTGCGGCCGAAGCCAGAATGCTTTTGGGTACATTAAGAAGCGCGGAAATTGCCGAATATACAGAAAATGGCGCTTATCAGGGGGTAGCCGGTTTAGGGGTTTCAGCTCCGACGGCTTGTGTATTCACGCATTATTTTTCGTATGTTTGCGACGCTGCTAGCGGGACATGTACGGCCACCAGATGTACTGCCGGCGGAAAAAATCCGCAAAGTACGATAGCTTATACTAAAACATTGGATGTTAATGGTAATTTCGGAGGTTCCGCGGGTTATTAAGATAAAAAAGGCTTCAGCGTGTTATAAAAAAAGGGGGTAAAATGAGAAGAGGTTTTACGCTTGTGGAATTAATTGTCGTTATCATCATTGTAGGAATCTTAGCGGCTGTAGGTATGACTCAGTATACTAAAGTAGTGGAAAAAGGGCGTGCGNNNNNNNNNNNNNNNNNNNNNNNNNNNNNNNNNNNNNNNNNNNNNNNNNNNNNNNNNNNNNNNNNNNNNNNNNNNNNNNNNNNNNNNNNNNNNNNNNNNNAAAAAAAGGGGGTAAAATGAGAAGAGGTTTTACGCTTGTGGAATTAATTGTCGTTATCATCATTGTAGGAATCTTAGCGGCTGTAGGTATGACTCAGTATACTAAAGTAGTGGAAAAAGGGCGTGCGGCCGAAGCCAGAATGCTTTTGGGTACATTAAGAAGCGCGGAAATTGCCGAATATACAGAAAATGGCGCTTATCAGGGGGTAGCCGGTTTAGGGGTTTCAGCTCCGACGGCTTGTGTATTCACGCATTATTTTTCGTATGTTTGCGACGCTGCTAGCGGGACATGTACGGCCACCAGATGTACTGCCGGCGGAAAAAATCCGCAAAGTACGATAGCTTATACTAAAACATTGGATGTTAATGGTAATTTCGGAGGTTCCGCGGGTTATTAATTGCAATAAGACAACATAAATACGGATGAAAAAGGGTTTTACCTTAATAGAAATATTAGTGGTGCTTGTTATTATCGGTATTTTAGCTGCTATTGCTTGGCCTAATTATAGTACTATGAAAGAAAAAACGCTGGACAGGGAAGCAAAAGTAAGCCTTGCGCTCATACGCGCGGCAGAGAAAATTTATAGGATGGAGGCTGGTGGGGTATTCTATCCCTATGCGGGTTATACTACTACCTCTGATGTTAATTTAATAAATAATAATCTAAAACTTAGCCTTCCTGCTACCCTGCCTATTGCGAACAGAAATTGGGCGTATAGCTTAAATAATAATTCCTCAACCGGAATTGGCCAGGCAACTAGATTGGG
Proteins encoded:
- a CDS encoding prepilin-type N-terminal cleavage/methylation domain-containing protein, with translation MRRGFTLVELIVVIIIVGILAAVGMTQYTKVVEKGRA
- a CDS encoding prepilin-type N-terminal cleavage/methylation domain-containing protein, with product KKGGKMRRGFTLVELIVVIIIVGILAAVGMTQYTKVVEKGRAAEARMLLGTLRSAEIAEYTENGAYQGVAGLGVSAPTACVFTHYFSYVCDAASGTCTATRCTAGGKNPQSTIAYTKTLDVNGNFGGSAGY
- a CDS encoding prepilin-type N-terminal cleavage/methylation domain-containing protein, which gives rise to MRRGFTLVELIVVIIIVGILAAVGMTQYTKVVEKGRAAEARMLLGTLRSAEIAEYTENGAYQGVAGLGVSAPTACVFTHYFSYVCDAASGTCTATRCTAGGKNPQSTIAYTKTLDVNGNFGGSAGY
- a CDS encoding ATPase, T2SS/T4P/T4SS family; this translates as MVRDKYLRLGEFLIKEGLITVGQLEKAISVQRQEGGRLGEILIKLEMVKEDQVVAALGKQLNMPYFSLGTGMLKPAMDQGLEHLIPQDFAFKNCVLPLSRMLRSLTVAMADPLDLLLIDSLRKLTGGEINPVIATRSDIMKAIEEFYGKSAMLKDAVDSSYDISASFAQSQEELGQELSLDKLIARAEEAPVVKLVDLIIRQAIDERASDIHIEPFKDKISLRYRIDGKLYEIPPPAKHLHLPLVSRVKILAKLDIAEKRLPQDGAILVRIDERPIDIRVSIVPTIYGEKAVLRILDRGGVKLNLDYMGFDPKQLEHVRKAIFSPYGLVFITGPTGSGKSTSLYAILNEIKSPAKNIVTVEDPVEYKMDEINQVQIKPEIGLTFAAALRSFLRQDPDIMLVGEVRDLETAQICIRSALTGHLVLSTLHTNDAPSAVTRLMDIGIEPYMLAPSLLIVIAQRLIRKLCPDCKEAYEPASAQLKGASIKAELIYRPKGCAKCNNTGYKGRTCIVEVMPITLEIQDLINQRASFQKIREVARAAGMQTLYESGIKKVESGITSLEEVLSTTLGVE
- a CDS encoding type II secretion system F family protein → MPKFYYVARTRSGAKETGTEDALNQEEAVTKIQSKGLIIVNIIPENVEASGAPYVKNLVKVKFKPKHGRVTGEDLMLFCRQLSTLIGAGVTILMSLNIIAKQVSSKKLYEVITDLTKNMEAGLSFHEAMAVHPKIFSDLWINLVESGEASGNLAIVLSRLAAYLEKAMEFKRKVISALIYPAILTAAGIGALLFLSIKIIPTFAEIFKNFNITLPFLTQVLVGVSVFLRKFMFLLILSIAGIVFAFKKYIETKPGRKSFENFKFKLPVFGEFFLALNIERFSSEMSTLLESGVPILYSLEISERSVDNLIMADIIRKIKEDVREGKPLRESLERSNFFEPMVIQMVSIGEEIGELPQMFRRINSFYQEYCDTFLARFVAMFEPFVLVFIGSIIGVMVIGMFLPIFELSKISG
- a CDS encoding prepilin-type N-terminal cleavage/methylation domain-containing protein, with the translated sequence MKKGFTLIEILVVLVIIGILAAIAWPNYSTMKEKTLDREAKVSLALIRAAEKIYRMEAGGVFYPYAGYTTTSDVNLINNNLKLSLPATLPIANRNWAYSLNNNSSTGIGQATRLGRTWTLDSAGSSENPVCTGTCY